The following are encoded in a window of Hemiscyllium ocellatum isolate sHemOce1 chromosome 35, sHemOce1.pat.X.cur, whole genome shotgun sequence genomic DNA:
- the LOC132832751 gene encoding zinc finger protein 271-like, with the protein MCNKSFSSSSTLLMSHHIHTEEKPFMCRQCDKSFALSSKLHIHRRVHTGEKPFRCEVCDKSFSQSGQLRVHRRIHTGEKLFKCEVCDKSFSISSRLLLHQRIHTGEKPFRCEVCDKSFLRSEHLHVHRSIHTGEKLFKCEVCDKSFPTSSRLLLHQMIHTGEKPFRCELCDKAFYSSSNLHTHQRVHTGEKPFHCEVCNKSFSQAGYLRTHQRIHTGEKLFKCEVCDKSFLTSLRLLLHQRIHTGEKPFRCEVCDKSFTQSGNLRIHQRIHTGEKLFQCRLCNQSFSQAGALRTHQRIHTAEKIFRCDICDKSFSQSGQLHTHQRLHRGGGLFKCEVCDKSFPTSSRLLLHQRIHTGEKPFRCEVCDKSFSSSSNLHTHQRVHTGEKPFHCQVCDKSFTQSGYLRKHQLIHTGDKLFKCTVCDKLFSQAGDLRTHQRIHRRDKLFDLSHNSELFSQSRELHIHHRIHTGDKLVKCEVCDRLFPTSLKLMLHQRIHTGEKPFTCEQCNKSFSSLSNLHTHQRIHTRKKPFHCQVCNKSFSQSGNFCLHRHIQTEEKLFKCLMCDNLFSEARALHTHQRVHKGEKPFQCEMCHKSYSQLGSLRVHQRIHNGKKVNGL; encoded by the coding sequence ATGTGCAATAAATCATTCTCATCATCATCAACCCTCCTCATGTCCCACCACATTCACACAGAGGAAAAGCCATTCATGTGCAGGCAATGTGATAAATCATTCGCGCTATCGTCGAAACTCCACATACACCGACgtgttcacacaggggagaaaccattccgttgtgaggtgtgtgacaaatcattctctcAGTCAGGACAGCTCCGCGTACACCGtcgtattcacacaggagagaaatTGTTCAAATGCGAGGTGTGTGATAAATCATTCTCCATTTCATCAAGACTCCTGCTCCATCAGAggattcacactggagagaaaccattcaggtgtgaggtgtgtgacaaatcattcttaCGGTCAGAACATCTCCATGTACACAgaagtattcacacaggagagaaattgttcaagtgtgaggtgtgtgacaaatcattcccAACTTCTTCAAGACTCCTGCTCCATCAGAtgattcacactggggagaaaccattcagatGTGAATTGTGTGACAAAGCATTCTACTCATCGTcgaacctccacacacaccaacgtgttcacacaggagagaaacccTTCCACTGTGAGGTGTGTAACAAATCATTCTCTCAGGCAGGATACCTCCGCACACATCAACGTATTCACACGGGAGAGAAATTGTTCAAGTGTGAGGTATGTGACAAATCATTCCTCACTTCACTAAGACTCCTGCTTCATCAAaggattcacacaggggagaaacctttccggtgtgaggtgtgtgacaaatcattcacacagtcaggaaaCCTCCGCATACACCAAcgtattcacacaggggagaaattGTTTCAGTGTAGGCTGTGCAACCAATCATTCTCACAAGCAGGAGCCCTCCGTACACACCAACGCATCCACACAGCAGAGAAAATATTTAGGTGCGACATCTGTGACAAGTCATTCTCACAGTCAGGCCAGCTCCACACGCACCAACGTCTTCATAGGGGAGGTGGTTTATTTAAGTGTGAGGTGTGTGATAAATCATTCCCCACTTCATCAAGACTCCTGCTCCATCAGAGGATTCACACAGGGGAAAAACCATTCCGATGTGAAGTGTGTGACAAATCGTTCTCATCATCATCAAACTTGCACAcacaccagcgtgtccacacaggggagaaacctttCCACTGTcaggtgtgtgacaaatcattcacGCAGTCAGGATACCTCCGTAAACACCAACTTATCCACACAGGAGATAAATTGTTTAAGTGTACGGTATGTGACAAATTGTTCTCACAAGCAGGAGACCTCCGCACACACCAACGCATCCACAGAAGAGATAAACTGTTTGATTTATCACACAACTCAGAATTATTCTCACAGTCAAGAGAACTCCACATACATCATCGCATTCACACAGGAGACAAATTGGTTAAGTGTGAGGTATGTGACAGATTATTCCCCACTTCACTGAAACTCATGCTCCATCAGAGGATTcatacaggggagaaaccattcacatgcGAGCAATGCAATAAATCATTCTCATCATTATcaaacctccacacacaccaacgTATTCACACACGAAAGAAACCATTCCACTGTCAGGTATGTAACAAATCATTTTCGCAGTCAGGAAACTTCTGCTTACATAGACATATTCAAACAGAGGAGAAATTGTTTAAGTGCCTGATGTGTGACAATTTGTTCTCAGAGGCACGAGCCCTCCACACACACCAACGTGTCCACAAAGGAGAGAAACCATTCCAATGTGAGATGTGTCACAAATCATATTCACAATTAGGGAGCCTCCGTGTACACCAACGTATCCACAATGGAAAGAAAGTGAACGGTTTGTGA